The sequence below is a genomic window from Dyadobacter chenwenxiniae.
ACGCCTCTCCCAGTAATGCGCGTACAGGCTCAATAATAAGCTTGGCAAACCAAGCATAAATATCGCCAAAGGCGGATTGGCCCGCTTCCATACCCAGCATTCCGGGGATAATGGAGCCGTCCACCTGCCCGCAAATTCCTTTTATAAGCAAATGCCCGACTTCCTCATTCGGCGCGACAAGCATATCACAAGTTGATGTCCCGATCACTTTGCAAAGAGAATAAGGCTCGATTAATGCTCCTACGGCACCCATATGCGCGTCAAAAGCCCCTACACCAATGACCGTATCGCCTGGAATGCCCAACTTCTCAGCCCATTTGCGGGAAATAGTGCCCATGGCTTCGTCCGAAGTTTCAGTTTTGGAGAAAAGTCTATCCCTGAGGCCGTCCAGAAGTGGATCGAGTTTCGTCAGGAAATCATTAGGGGGCAAACCGTCAAAATCGCTGTGCCATAGAGCTTTATGACCAGCGGCACATCTTGACCTTTTTAATGTGAGCGGATTTGTGTTTCCCGTCAGCTCAGCAGAAATCCAGTCGCAATGTTCAACCCAGGAGAATGCTTTATCGCGAACCTGTTCGTCAACCCTCAGTGTCCGCAGGATTTTGGCCCAAAACCATTCTGAGGAATAAATTCCGCCTACATACTTGGTATAATCCGTTTCTAAACCGTGTGCTAAGGTGTTAATTTCCTCTGCCTCAGCGTTCGCCGTATGGTCTTTCCAGAGAATAAACATGCCATTTGGATTTTCAGCAAATTCGGGCAAAAGTGATAAGGGCGTCCCGTTCCGGTCCACAGCAACGGGCGTGGAACCAGTCGTGTCTACCGAAATTCCGCGAACATTTTGCCGCACACCTTCCGGCGATTTTTCCAATGCTTCCAGCACTGCACCTTCCAGCCCTTCCAGGTAGTCCAGCGGATGTTGCCTAAACTGCGACGAAGCCGCATCACAATACCTCCCCTCCTTCCACCGGCTATATTCCCGAACCGCAGTCCCCGCCTGGTCACCCGTCCGGGCGTTCACCACCAGTGCCCTCACCGAGTCAGTGCCAAAATCAATTCCAATCACGTAGCTTTCTTTCATGGTCGTTTTATTTCACTTATCACGAAACAAATATAAATAAATTTGTTTATGGTGTTATTTTGACACAATTAATATTATATAATTATGCGGACGTTTGCTATAAGTTCAAATGCTGCTTTTGTTTCAAAGACTAAAACTAACTCTCTGCACCCTACGACTGTTTCATACTATCTGGCATAAAATTCCAAAAAGAATGGAATTTTTCCTTGTATCTCACCTCATCCAGCTTGTACAATGTTGCCTTTTTTGTCGTGCTGTTACTATTCTTGCTGCCCGTGTCGATGAGCAGGCCCGTTGACAACAGCTTTCTGCTGAAATTGCGCCTGTCGAGCGGAATGTTATAAATTGCCTCGTAAAGCTTTTGTAGTTGAGGAATGGTAAAAAGCTCCGGTAACAGCTCGAAACCAATGGGATGCAGGGCAGCCTTATATTTTAAATGTTCAATGGCCTTGCAAACCATATCTTCGTGGTCAAAAATCAGCGAGGGACGGTTTTCCAGCGTGATCCAGGAAGCATTGTGGCTCTTCACAGCATCCGAGTCGTGGTCCTCAATCTGGATAAGGGCAAAAAACACAACCGAAACGGTCCTCTCTGCCGGGTCGCGGTTGATCTTGCCATACGTTTCGAGCTGCTCGACGTAGATGTTTTTCAGCCCGGTGAGGTTATACAAAATCCGTGCTGCGCCGTCCGACAGATCCTCATCTGCATTGAGGAAACCACCCATTAATGACCATTTCCCCTTTTCAGGCTCAAAATTCCTTTTGATCAGCAAAAGTTTGATATCCTTCCC
It includes:
- a CDS encoding ribulokinase, which codes for MKESYVIGIDFGTDSVRALVVNARTGDQAGTAVREYSRWKEGRYCDAASSQFRQHPLDYLEGLEGAVLEALEKSPEGVRQNVRGISVDTTGSTPVAVDRNGTPLSLLPEFAENPNGMFILWKDHTANAEAEEINTLAHGLETDYTKYVGGIYSSEWFWAKILRTLRVDEQVRDKAFSWVEHCDWISAELTGNTNPLTLKRSRCAAGHKALWHSDFDGLPPNDFLTKLDPLLDGLRDRLFSKTETSDEAMGTISRKWAEKLGIPGDTVIGVGAFDAHMGAVGALIEPYSLCKVIGTSTCDMLVAPNEEVGHLLIKGICGQVDGSIIPGMLGMEAGQSAFGDIYAWFAKLIIEPVRALLGEASARELSKNLIPHLSEQAAKLPVTENDIIAIDWLNGRRTPDAKHTLKGAILGLNLASDHVRIFKALVEATAYGSKSIVERFRKEGVPIHEVIAIGGVAKKSAFVMQTLADVLNMPIKVAASEQACALGAAMFAAVASGIYKTLPEAQEAMSSGFDAVYTPRPAQAAVYKTLYQKYAQSGAFIENDFLHKVQLAPENTLSTSLS
- a CDS encoding NUDIX hydrolase, with protein sequence MNNYPQASRILLAIDCIIFGFDGKDIKLLLIKRNFEPEKGKWSLMGGFLNADEDLSDGAARILYNLTGLKNIYVEQLETYGKINRDPAERTVSVVFFALIQIEDHDSDAVKSHNASWITLENRPSLIFDHEDMVCKAIEHLKYKAALHPIGFELLPELFTIPQLQKLYEAIYNIPLDRRNFSRKLLSTGLLIDTGSKNSNSTTKKATLYKLDEVRYKEKFHSFWNFMPDSMKQS